A region of Desulfosporosinus sp. Sb-LF DNA encodes the following proteins:
- the pylB gene encoding methylornithine synthase PylB produces the protein MDTSGIKLDVILEKATQEITLGKNELHFLLGLSEGNDLIKVFETARLLRTRHFRDKVFVYGFVYFSTYCRNECAFCLYRKSNHTLKRYRKTDSEIMATALSLVESGVHLLDLTMGEDPLYFDNRESGFAPLIRTVELIKKRTEIPIMISAGLVPEKVLRGFKEAGVDWYATYQETHNPNLYRKLRLGQSFDERMERKEMARKMGFLIEEGLLTGVGDTDEDLVNSLEAMRELGADQLRVMSFVPQSDTPMQDFPSVPRSKELLIIAVMRLVFPDRLIPASLDVDGLNGLAERLNAGANVVTSIIPPQSGLAGVSNHSLDIEDGNRTIPKIIPILKQNGLALASRDDYAAWVLQRQ, from the coding sequence ATGGATACGTCGGGTATAAAATTGGATGTGATACTGGAAAAAGCGACCCAAGAAATCACCCTAGGCAAAAATGAGCTCCACTTTTTGTTGGGATTATCCGAGGGAAATGATCTTATTAAAGTCTTTGAAACAGCTCGTCTTCTTCGAACTCGCCACTTTAGAGACAAAGTATTTGTCTATGGCTTTGTTTATTTCTCGACCTATTGCCGAAACGAGTGTGCTTTTTGTCTATATCGTAAATCAAATCATACATTGAAACGTTATCGTAAAACTGATTCAGAAATAATGGCGACTGCTTTAAGCCTTGTAGAATCCGGAGTGCACTTACTAGATTTGACGATGGGAGAAGATCCGTTATATTTTGACAACCGCGAATCGGGATTTGCGCCCTTAATCAGGACCGTGGAACTTATCAAGAAACGTACAGAAATACCGATCATGATTTCCGCTGGTCTTGTTCCAGAGAAGGTTCTAAGGGGATTTAAAGAGGCTGGCGTCGATTGGTATGCCACGTATCAGGAAACACATAACCCGAATTTATACCGCAAACTCCGGCTTGGTCAAAGCTTTGACGAACGGATGGAACGAAAGGAAATGGCTCGAAAGATGGGCTTCCTTATTGAAGAGGGGTTACTCACCGGTGTCGGGGATACGGATGAAGACCTAGTTAACTCGCTGGAGGCGATGCGGGAGTTAGGAGCTGACCAACTCAGAGTGATGAGCTTTGTTCCTCAGTCGGATACGCCAATGCAGGATTTTCCTTCGGTACCTCGCTCAAAAGAGTTACTGATCATCGCAGTTATGCGTTTAGTTTTTCCGGATCGCTTGATTCCGGCTTCATTGGATGTGGATGGACTCAACGGCTTAGCGGAGCGTCTTAACGCGGGAGCTAACGTCGTAACTTCGATTATACCTCCTCAGTCTGGCTTGGCGGGAGTATCTAATCATTCGTTGGACATTGAAGACGGAAACCGCACGATTCCAAAGATAATTCCCATCTTAAAGCAAAATGGTCTTGCTCTAGCGAGCCGGGATGACTATGCAGCGTGGGTCTTGCAGCGGCAATAA
- the thiM gene encoding hydroxyethylthiazole kinase produces MELRAKISANLRAVKEKSPLIHHITNYVTVNDCANIVLAIGGSPVMADDLEEVAEMVGFASALVLNIGTLNSRTIESMLVAGLKAKELGVPIILDPVGVGATKLRTNTSERLIREVKPDVIRGNMSEIKVLAGLDVAIKGVDSLADEQDSSIVAKKLASELNCVIGITGKTDVVSDGLQVCLLDNGHRILSDVTGTGCMTTSLVGTFCGVTNDYYAAVVAGIISMGLAGEIAQASLHHGEGIGTFRARLLDSIYNLTPEILAQEGKIRYE; encoded by the coding sequence ATGGAATTACGTGCGAAAATCTCTGCGAACTTAAGGGCTGTTAAAGAAAAGAGCCCGTTGATTCACCATATTACGAACTATGTTACCGTCAATGATTGCGCCAATATTGTCTTGGCGATCGGTGGTTCGCCTGTAATGGCGGATGACCTGGAGGAAGTCGCAGAAATGGTCGGCTTTGCTTCAGCCTTAGTCCTTAATATTGGCACACTCAATTCTAGGACGATTGAGAGCATGCTGGTTGCGGGGTTAAAGGCGAAGGAATTAGGCGTTCCAATCATTCTAGATCCGGTAGGGGTAGGAGCAACAAAGCTGCGCACCAATACGTCTGAAAGACTGATCAGAGAAGTTAAACCCGATGTGATCCGGGGTAATATGTCCGAAATCAAAGTCTTGGCGGGCTTAGATGTGGCCATTAAGGGAGTTGATTCGCTCGCGGACGAACAAGATAGTTCCATCGTCGCCAAGAAACTAGCGTCCGAATTAAATTGCGTTATCGGCATTACAGGAAAGACGGATGTCGTTTCTGATGGCCTTCAAGTTTGTTTACTGGATAATGGACACCGAATTTTGTCAGATGTCACGGGCACCGGGTGTATGACAACATCCCTCGTGGGTACTTTTTGCGGTGTCACAAACGATTACTATGCAGCAGTTGTAGCAGGAATTATCAGCATGGGCCTCGCAGGAGAAATCGCTCAGGCCTCGTTGCACCATGGAGAGGGAATAGGAACTTTTCGAGCCAGGCTGTTAGATAGTATTTATAACCTAACCCCCGAGATCTTGGCTCAAGAAGGGAAAATTAGATATGAGTGA
- a CDS encoding corrinoid protein: MVTYAELAQSVIAGQRDQVKNQVTSLIAAGNNPLEIVSEGLIAGMDVVGVRFKAGDMYVPEVLMSAKSMSGGLEIVKPLIAVADQKSNGRILIGTVKGDLHDIGKNLVSMLVESGGFEVINMGVDISAEDFIDASIKHEPDIIALSALLTTTMPAMKDIIELLKENGLRDKIKVIIGGAPVSKDYADTIGADGYAPDAGSAVELCKQLLASKV, encoded by the coding sequence ATGGTAACTTATGCGGAACTTGCACAAAGTGTTATTGCAGGCCAGAGGGACCAGGTCAAGAATCAAGTTACGAGTCTTATCGCAGCGGGAAATAACCCGTTGGAAATTGTGAGCGAGGGCTTAATTGCAGGAATGGATGTAGTGGGAGTTCGCTTTAAGGCTGGAGATATGTATGTGCCAGAAGTGCTCATGTCTGCGAAGAGTATGAGTGGCGGGCTAGAGATAGTTAAACCGTTAATTGCTGTAGCCGACCAAAAAAGCAATGGGAGGATTCTGATTGGAACGGTAAAAGGGGATCTCCACGATATCGGTAAAAACCTAGTTAGTATGCTGGTCGAAAGTGGCGGCTTTGAAGTGATAAATATGGGAGTAGATATTTCTGCCGAAGACTTTATTGACGCTAGTATTAAGCATGAACCTGATATTATTGCCTTGTCGGCGCTTTTAACCACAACCATGCCAGCTATGAAGGATATCATCGAGTTGTTAAAAGAAAACGGCCTTAGAGATAAAATTAAGGTGATTATCGGGGGAGCACCTGTTTCAAAGGATTACGCTGACACTATCGGAGCGGACGGGTATGCACCGGACGCTGGCTCGGCGGTAGAGCTTTGTAAGCAACTTCTGGCGTCTAAAGTCTAA
- the cytX gene encoding putative hydroxymethylpyrimidine transporter CytX, with protein sequence MSLENKNNLSMFNFTTLWFGAAISVAEILAGGLLAPLGFKMGLLAIILGHLVGTTLLVLGGIIGTNERIPALVSTRISFGQYGSYLFSILNVLQLLGWTAVMIISGARSVNQITKLLWAFDHLTVWSLIIGAFIFVWVWLGKDTGWKKANHIAVILLFLLTIVLSVIIFRNHELFSKQVTGEMAFGSALELAVVMPLSWLPLISDYTRFAKTKRGGAGGSWLGYFFGSSWMYIIGLGAAIVASDPDPSAMLLAANLGVVALGIIVLATVTTTFLDAYSAGVTFLNIFPNLKEKTVALVMTAIGTGLAIIVNIEQYQDFLYAIGSVFAPLFAILLTDYFLLKNKKIRVELLVNWGTLALCILGTVLYYQFINLNFVLGATIPVMVLISLLHSITWRLTVKWNYVRKSLRT encoded by the coding sequence GTGAGTTTAGAAAATAAGAATAACTTAAGCATGTTTAACTTTACAACCCTCTGGTTCGGCGCGGCGATTTCTGTAGCAGAAATTTTAGCGGGAGGGCTGCTGGCTCCACTGGGTTTTAAGATGGGCCTTTTGGCGATTATTTTGGGACACTTGGTGGGAACAACTCTTCTAGTTTTGGGAGGAATCATTGGCACGAATGAGCGGATTCCAGCTTTGGTGTCTACCAGAATTTCCTTTGGCCAGTATGGTTCGTACTTATTTTCAATTCTTAACGTTTTACAGTTGCTGGGTTGGACAGCCGTGATGATTATATCCGGGGCGCGATCGGTTAACCAGATTACGAAACTATTATGGGCATTCGATCATTTGACAGTTTGGAGCTTAATTATTGGGGCCTTTATCTTTGTTTGGGTTTGGCTCGGAAAAGATACCGGCTGGAAAAAGGCCAACCACATTGCCGTTATTTTATTGTTTCTTTTAACAATAGTCTTAAGCGTTATAATTTTCCGTAACCATGAGTTGTTTAGTAAGCAGGTTACTGGGGAAATGGCCTTCGGCTCAGCTTTAGAATTAGCAGTGGTCATGCCCTTATCTTGGTTACCCCTGATCTCCGACTATACTCGATTTGCCAAGACAAAGCGAGGGGGAGCCGGAGGCAGCTGGCTTGGTTACTTTTTCGGTAGCAGCTGGATGTACATTATCGGGTTAGGCGCTGCCATAGTAGCATCAGATCCAGACCCTTCAGCCATGTTACTAGCTGCAAATCTTGGTGTCGTAGCCTTAGGAATTATCGTCTTGGCGACCGTAACAACGACTTTTCTGGACGCATATTCCGCAGGGGTTACTTTTCTAAACATATTTCCAAACTTAAAGGAAAAAACAGTGGCCTTAGTTATGACCGCGATTGGAACAGGACTTGCGATCATCGTTAATATTGAGCAATATCAGGATTTCCTCTATGCCATTGGCTCGGTTTTTGCGCCTCTGTTTGCTATTCTGTTGACGGATTATTTTCTTTTGAAAAATAAGAAGATACGAGTGGAATTATTGGTAAACTGGGGTACTTTAGCCCTCTGCATATTGGGAACGGTATTATATTACCAGTTTATCAACTTGAATTTTGTTCTGGGAGCTACAATACCGGTTATGGTGTTGATTAGCTTACTACATTCTATAACTTGGAGGTTGACAGTCAAATGGAATTACGTGCGAAAATCTCTGCGAACTTAA
- the pylC gene encoding 3-methylornithine--L-lysine ligase PylC: MRVAIVGGKLQGVEAAYLAKKAGWEVVLIDKKTWVPAAELCDQFYELDVTSVVEWNLFFKGIDLIIPALENNEALKSLVRTANYASVPLVFDEESYAISSSKISSNELFARSGVPAPIPWPECGFPIIVKPSDASGSEGVIKINSALEYQRLLAGKNLSGWVTEEYLEGPSYSLEVIGFSGCYKVLKITELHMDEGYDCKRVVGSAILSDKLKIEFEQIGLSLARSLKLNGIMDIETILHEGQLKVLEIDARLPSQTPIAVYHSTGINMLEILGEAFVQDKPWQEFDVLEKQGVIYEHIHVVDEYLEVSGEHIMADAGPLHVYQDFFGADEALTSYLPDKTEWVATLIITGEDCQTAWDKRCIVLQEICKAFGIRHYHDRYPVIEDSEGFIRMASGR; the protein is encoded by the coding sequence ATGCGGGTAGCAATTGTAGGTGGAAAACTTCAGGGGGTCGAAGCGGCCTATCTTGCGAAAAAAGCCGGATGGGAAGTTGTCTTGATTGATAAGAAAACTTGGGTCCCGGCGGCAGAACTTTGTGATCAATTTTATGAACTGGATGTTACGAGCGTCGTTGAATGGAATTTGTTTTTCAAAGGGATTGATCTTATTATCCCCGCCTTAGAAAATAACGAGGCCTTAAAGAGCCTCGTGAGAACTGCGAATTATGCCAGTGTTCCCTTGGTATTTGATGAAGAGTCTTATGCGATTTCTTCTTCGAAAATTAGTTCGAACGAACTGTTTGCACGTAGTGGAGTCCCTGCACCAATCCCATGGCCGGAATGTGGTTTTCCTATCATCGTAAAACCTTCCGATGCTAGTGGGAGTGAAGGGGTCATTAAAATAAATAGTGCTTTGGAATATCAACGTTTATTGGCTGGAAAAAATTTAAGTGGCTGGGTTACCGAGGAGTATTTAGAAGGACCCTCCTATTCGTTAGAGGTCATCGGTTTCTCGGGATGTTACAAGGTATTAAAAATCACAGAACTTCATATGGATGAAGGCTATGATTGCAAACGTGTCGTGGGTTCTGCAATTTTGTCAGATAAACTCAAAATAGAATTTGAACAGATTGGTCTTAGTTTAGCTCGTAGTTTAAAATTGAATGGGATCATGGACATTGAAACGATACTCCATGAGGGACAATTAAAAGTTTTAGAAATTGATGCTAGGCTTCCTAGTCAAACACCGATTGCGGTTTATCACTCTACAGGGATTAATATGTTAGAAATCCTTGGAGAAGCCTTTGTGCAAGATAAGCCCTGGCAAGAATTTGATGTCTTAGAAAAACAGGGTGTAATCTATGAACATATCCACGTTGTGGACGAATATTTAGAAGTTTCTGGTGAACATATTATGGCTGACGCCGGTCCGCTTCATGTATATCAAGATTTCTTCGGAGCCGATGAAGCGCTTACAAGTTATTTACCAGATAAAACGGAGTGGGTAGCCACTTTGATTATCACAGGAGAAGACTGCCAAACAGCGTGGGATAAACGATGCATTGTTCTTCAAGAGATCTGCAAGGCATTTGGAATTAGACATTACCACGACCGTTACCCGGTAATTGAAGATAGCGAAGGATTTATTAGAATGGCATCAGGGAGATGA
- a CDS encoding lytic transglycosylase domain-containing protein, which yields MTVAKINNKVFNFLKQRRGLLLTTSMCLLVIYLLFFCSTTRPTWEGLIDVLSNRNPPAWLVPSLPGEKTDVTQTKIYKRQKLAQFKVKANTVNQDIKTVLGIKTAITEDLAQGNSTPWAKLKIDVAAAGNTFVEFWGISIITYQGQTIIVGENSQPINLNDRVLRWQKEIEVSAKKYTLEPALIAAVIEQESGGDPNSVSPVGALGLMQLMPSTAKSLNVNPYDPAQNIDGGAHYLQIQLKEFGNLPEALAAYNAGPGNVENHSWAKIPETLNYVQRVPNLINKYERLWNENRSH from the coding sequence ATGACCGTAGCCAAAATTAACAATAAGGTCTTTAATTTTCTAAAGCAACGACGTGGACTATTATTAACTACTAGCATGTGTTTGTTAGTGATCTATCTCTTATTTTTCTGTTCTACAACTAGGCCGACATGGGAAGGCTTGATCGACGTCCTCAGCAATCGCAACCCGCCGGCTTGGTTGGTGCCTTCGCTACCTGGCGAAAAAACTGACGTCACACAAACCAAGATCTATAAACGGCAAAAGCTAGCTCAGTTTAAGGTTAAAGCGAACACAGTAAACCAAGATATCAAAACTGTTCTAGGGATAAAAACAGCGATCACAGAGGACCTAGCCCAAGGAAATTCGACGCCCTGGGCAAAGCTCAAGATTGACGTAGCTGCTGCAGGAAATACTTTTGTAGAGTTCTGGGGTATTTCCATTATTACCTACCAGGGCCAGACCATTATTGTTGGTGAGAATTCTCAACCCATCAATCTCAACGATAGGGTACTACGTTGGCAAAAGGAAATTGAAGTGTCCGCTAAGAAGTATACGCTTGAGCCTGCCTTAATTGCAGCCGTAATTGAACAAGAATCCGGTGGAGACCCGAACTCAGTTAGTCCCGTTGGGGCATTGGGTTTAATGCAGCTGATGCCGTCTACCGCGAAATCATTAAATGTAAATCCATATGACCCCGCTCAAAATATTGACGGCGGAGCCCATTACTTGCAAATACAACTGAAAGAATTTGGTAATCTTCCGGAAGCACTTGCGGCTTATAATGCTGGGCCAGGAAATGTAGAGAACCATTCCTGGGCAAAGATCCCTGAAACTCTGAACTATGTTCAGAGGGTACCCAATCTCATCAACAAATACGAACGGCTTTGGAATGAAAACCGATCACATTAA
- the thiD gene encoding bifunctional hydroxymethylpyrimidine kinase/phosphomethylpyrimidine kinase, which produces MKKVLTIAGSDCSGGAGIQADLKTFSAHGVYGMSVITAVTAQNTQGVFAVQDISRDVIAKQIEAIFEDIEVDGVKIGMVSQVQTIEVISEQLRRYKPQTIVVDPVMVSKSGYHLLNPEAESTLIKELLPLAMIVTPNIPEAEVMTKMSINTLKQMEEASKAIYQMGAKNVLLKGGHLEDDSTDILYDGREFSYFSTSRIATKNTHGTGCTLSSALTANLALGYHLNEAVSRAKEYITTAIQHSLAIGKGVGPTHHFYELYKKAGLIE; this is translated from the coding sequence ATGAAAAAAGTACTTACCATAGCTGGTTCAGATTGCAGTGGGGGAGCGGGAATTCAAGCTGATCTAAAGACTTTTTCTGCTCATGGAGTCTATGGAATGAGTGTTATAACCGCAGTTACCGCCCAAAACACCCAAGGAGTTTTTGCAGTACAGGATATCTCAAGAGATGTAATTGCCAAACAAATCGAGGCAATCTTTGAGGATATTGAGGTCGATGGGGTAAAAATAGGTATGGTTTCTCAAGTTCAGACCATAGAAGTAATTTCTGAACAGTTGAGGCGTTATAAGCCACAAACGATCGTTGTTGACCCAGTCATGGTATCTAAAAGCGGCTACCACTTGTTAAATCCAGAGGCGGAATCAACGCTGATAAAAGAATTACTGCCTTTAGCTATGATCGTAACTCCTAATATCCCGGAGGCTGAGGTAATGACTAAAATGTCCATTAACACTCTGAAGCAAATGGAAGAGGCTTCTAAAGCTATTTATCAGATGGGGGCCAAGAATGTTCTGCTGAAGGGGGGGCACCTAGAGGATGACTCGACTGATATCCTCTATGATGGACGGGAATTCAGTTATTTTTCCACGTCTCGAATTGCTACTAAAAATACTCACGGAACGGGCTGTACTCTTTCGTCCGCTCTTACTGCAAATCTAGCTCTGGGGTATCATCTGAACGAGGCTGTCTCACGAGCAAAGGAGTATATTACAACGGCCATTCAACATTCTTTAGCCATTGGCAAAGGCGTAGGGCCAACCCATCACTTTTATGAACTTTACAAAAAGGCGGGATTAATCGAGTGA
- the pylSc gene encoding pyrrolysine--tRNA(Pyl) ligase large subunit, with the protein MEITWTQIQKQRLQELNASEAQQAMYFDYPQDRDRAFQEQERLLVVRGKDRLQDLKEIKKRPSLCVLEQQLVEALTRKGFVQVVTPTIISKGSLAKMSVSDEHPLSSQVFWLDAKRCLRPMLAPNLYTLWKDLLRLWEKPIRIFEIGTCYRKESQGALHLNEFTMLNLTELGLPEEQRQQRLEELAVLVMDTAGITDYQLESTTSVVYGDTLDVVKGIELGSSAMGPHPLDDQWGIIDPWVGIGFGLERLLLVKEGAQNVQSMGRSLTYLDGVRLNI; encoded by the coding sequence TTGGAAATAACATGGACGCAGATCCAAAAACAAAGATTACAAGAACTCAACGCCAGTGAAGCACAACAAGCAATGTATTTCGATTATCCACAAGACCGCGACCGTGCCTTTCAAGAACAGGAACGTTTATTGGTGGTGAGAGGTAAGGATCGTCTGCAAGACTTGAAAGAGATAAAAAAACGCCCATCTTTATGTGTGCTTGAACAGCAACTTGTCGAAGCTTTGACTCGGAAGGGATTTGTTCAGGTTGTCACTCCCACGATTATTTCAAAAGGATCTTTAGCAAAAATGTCAGTCTCAGATGAACATCCGCTCTCTTCCCAAGTATTCTGGCTTGATGCCAAGAGGTGTTTGCGTCCGATGCTGGCACCCAATCTATACACGCTATGGAAAGATTTATTGCGTTTATGGGAAAAACCTATTCGCATCTTTGAGATAGGGACGTGCTACCGTAAAGAGTCTCAGGGTGCTCTTCATCTTAATGAGTTTACTATGCTGAATTTGACAGAACTGGGTTTACCAGAAGAGCAGAGACAGCAAAGATTGGAAGAACTTGCTGTCTTGGTGATGGATACAGCCGGCATTACCGATTATCAGTTAGAATCAACGACGTCTGTTGTTTATGGAGATACATTAGATGTTGTAAAGGGTATAGAATTAGGATCCAGTGCTATGGGGCCTCATCCTTTAGATGATCAATGGGGAATTATTGACCCCTGGGTGGGGATCGGATTTGGATTGGAACGCTTACTCTTGGTTAAGGAAGGAGCCCAAAATGTCCAAAGTATGGGTAGGAGCCTTACCTACCTTGATGGTGTACGCTTAAATATTTAA
- the pylSn gene encoding pyrrolysine--tRNA(Pyl) ligase small subunit → MTIDSGNKKRYYRKNVDFFKFVEKLKLWPSRNGILHGIKSMTIHGNTAEIVTHCNEKFQIYNSKHSRAARCLRNKLFFHACGTCKIPEWKLKKYSATFVNQNYGSRL, encoded by the coding sequence ATGACGATAGATTCTGGAAATAAAAAACGTTATTATCGCAAGAATGTCGATTTTTTTAAGTTCGTAGAGAAATTAAAGTTATGGCCTTCGAGAAACGGGATTCTGCATGGCATTAAAAGCATGACGATCCATGGAAACACTGCAGAGATCGTAACCCATTGTAATGAAAAGTTTCAGATCTACAATTCCAAGCATAGCCGAGCAGCACGATGCCTTCGAAATAAGTTGTTTTTTCATGCCTGCGGTACCTGCAAAATCCCGGAATGGAAGTTAAAAAAATACTCAGCGACTTTTGTCAATCAAAACTATGGTTCTCGTTTGTAG
- a CDS encoding vitamin B12 dependent methionine synthase: protein MQRIEWKNINLDTSEIYRRIGMPNADSERSRNFKPVIEQMRLKALELIDVRCIYEYVPVKVTGTGEILLANQFPFQASTAFFEGAHEVLIAIQTIGTRLEAESVRLFDVGEMLEGMVLDGCGTVALDESLELLREMVVKQVIKRSLQSGHSLYPGGVQIPLEAQKTLFNLLDAREIGVTLGDTMLMSPIKSHTLLIPIGQKLSKSNMSCSITCDMCAEQRTCPHSRLKFGKAKPATT from the coding sequence ATGCAACGAATTGAGTGGAAAAACATAAACTTAGATACTTCCGAAATTTATCGGCGGATTGGTATGCCGAATGCGGACTCTGAACGGAGCCGGAATTTTAAGCCGGTGATCGAACAGATGCGACTCAAAGCGTTAGAACTGATTGACGTTCGCTGTATCTATGAGTATGTACCGGTGAAGGTTACGGGTACAGGAGAAATCCTGCTTGCAAATCAGTTTCCTTTCCAGGCTTCCACCGCTTTCTTTGAGGGGGCGCACGAAGTATTAATAGCAATCCAAACCATCGGCACTCGCCTTGAAGCAGAATCAGTTCGTTTGTTTGATGTAGGCGAGATGCTGGAGGGGATGGTCTTAGATGGTTGCGGGACAGTCGCCCTTGATGAATCCCTAGAATTATTAAGGGAGATGGTAGTCAAGCAAGTGATAAAACGCAGTTTACAGTCAGGTCATAGCTTATATCCAGGGGGGGTTCAGATCCCCTTAGAAGCTCAGAAAACCTTATTTAATCTGCTGGATGCAAGAGAAATTGGTGTGACTTTAGGGGACACGATGTTAATGTCTCCGATAAAATCTCATACCTTGCTTATTCCAATTGGACAAAAACTGAGTAAGTCGAACATGTCCTGCTCTATCACGTGTGATATGTGTGCCGAGCAGCGAACCTGTCCTCATAGCCGCTTGAAATTCGGCAAAGCCAAGCCAGCAACAACATAG
- the pylD gene encoding 3-methylornithyl-N6-L-lysine dehydrogenase PylD — protein MIGLTRLKEDDVVEIASTLEEYNADLVRMTGCSLREIAAHAVGKVVSGGYVQNPKVAVIPMTCGQGIIKGFVESVASIIDYLGFDVVITNSRDAGGVAEAVQNSSEILFMADDDRFVAVNVRTGKVSDNGDATGKGYVSGLELMCHGLMRKKVLVIGAGPVGTGAALALMHFGAEVSIYDIDLSASQRLSGRLLKQGYSVKIETDLDGALGRHSILVDACPAEDVILLRHITGDTRIAAPGIPLGVQATGVEQLPKRLLHDPLQIGVATMIFDVL, from the coding sequence ATGATCGGTTTGACTCGACTTAAAGAAGATGATGTTGTTGAAATTGCCAGTACATTAGAGGAGTATAACGCTGATTTGGTGAGGATGACGGGTTGTTCTTTACGAGAGATTGCCGCCCATGCAGTAGGTAAGGTAGTTAGCGGAGGCTACGTTCAAAATCCGAAAGTCGCCGTGATTCCGATGACCTGTGGACAAGGTATAATAAAAGGTTTTGTTGAGTCGGTCGCCAGCATTATAGACTATCTCGGATTTGACGTCGTTATTACAAATAGCCGGGATGCAGGTGGTGTGGCTGAAGCTGTGCAAAATAGTTCGGAGATTTTGTTCATGGCAGATGATGATCGTTTTGTGGCTGTAAACGTGAGAACAGGTAAGGTCTCTGATAATGGAGATGCTACAGGCAAGGGATATGTGTCTGGCCTAGAGCTCATGTGCCATGGATTAATGCGTAAAAAAGTATTGGTAATCGGGGCAGGCCCTGTAGGTACTGGCGCTGCTTTAGCGCTAATGCACTTTGGGGCAGAGGTTTCAATATATGACATAGATTTGTCGGCTAGCCAAAGGTTATCTGGGAGGTTGTTAAAACAGGGTTATTCCGTAAAGATAGAAACAGACTTAGACGGCGCTTTAGGGAGGCATAGCATTTTGGTGGATGCTTGCCCAGCTGAAGATGTTATTTTGTTGCGGCATATCACAGGAGATACAAGGATTGCAGCACCTGGTATTCCACTGGGGGTGCAGGCAACAGGCGTTGAGCAACTTCCCAAACGATTGCTCCATGATCCATTGCAGATTGGAGTGGCTACCATGATTTTTGACGTTTTGTAA
- a CDS encoding methyltetrahydrofolate cobalamin methyltransferase — MLIVGELINASRKTIGEAIKAQDVEYIQKVAKDEFVAGANYIDVNAGIFVGKELECLQWLVKTVQDVVDAPCCIDSPDPKAIEAALSVHKGIAMINSISLEKVRYDALIPVVAGTDLKVVALCMSDEGMPETMDDRLRIADKLINGLVQNNVPLDHIYVDPLVQPISVNSTFAVEFINSVEAIMTRFKGVHTMCGLSNISYGLPERKFMNHAFAIMAIGKGLDGLIINPLDKMMMASLITAETLAGRDDYCAKYLKAYRNKQFEM; from the coding sequence ATGCTCATTGTAGGAGAATTAATTAATGCTAGTCGTAAGACCATTGGTGAGGCCATCAAAGCACAAGATGTTGAATACATTCAAAAGGTGGCGAAGGATGAGTTCGTGGCTGGGGCAAATTACATTGATGTTAACGCAGGTATCTTTGTTGGCAAGGAACTAGAATGCCTGCAATGGCTTGTTAAAACGGTTCAAGACGTTGTTGACGCACCTTGTTGTATAGACAGCCCAGATCCAAAGGCGATTGAAGCTGCCTTGTCCGTTCATAAAGGCATTGCGATGATTAATTCCATATCTCTAGAAAAGGTGCGTTATGATGCGTTGATTCCTGTTGTTGCAGGCACAGATTTAAAAGTTGTAGCGCTTTGCATGAGTGATGAAGGAATGCCTGAAACGATGGATGACCGGTTGAGAATTGCCGATAAGCTCATAAATGGGCTCGTCCAAAACAATGTGCCGCTTGACCACATTTATGTAGATCCGTTGGTACAACCGATCTCCGTAAACAGCACGTTCGCTGTAGAATTCATTAACTCCGTTGAAGCCATTATGACGCGATTCAAAGGAGTTCACACGATGTGTGGGCTATCTAATATATCCTATGGCCTTCCGGAGAGAAAATTCATGAATCATGCCTTTGCGATTATGGCTATTGGCAAAGGGTTAGATGGGCTGATTATTAACCCTTTGGATAAAATGATGATGGCGAGTTTGATCACGGCAGAAACACTGGCTGGTCGGGATGACTATTGTGCCAAATATCTTAAAGCCTATCGTAACAAACAATTCGAGATGTAG